The Candidatus Paceibacterota bacterium region GGGCGGATAGCAGATGCCCCCGTCCCAGCAGCCCTGGGAGGTGCCCTTGAGGGTGAAGCTGTCGGCCCCGGCCGTCACGGGGATCAGGATCTTGACCTCCTTGCGGTAGGTCTGGACCTTGCCGAAAAACTCGTCGTCCTTCTCCTTGTCAAATGAAACAGTAATCTCATGATGGTCAGTCTGAAGCCTGTCGGCCACGATTTTAGCTTCGCTGTGTTCACTCACCTCAGCAAAGCCAATGGTAAAAGTCTTTACTTTGCCGTCTTTGTACCCGTTGGCCCGCGAAATTTCATCCATGAGGGTGACAATGACGGCGCTGTCTATACCGCCACTCAGAAAAGCACCCACGGGCACATCGCTGATCATATGGGCCTTCACCGTATCGCGCATTTTTTCCAGCACTTCTTTTTTTAAGGATTCCTCAATTGTCTGACCATTTTTTTCACGGCTCGGCTGAAAAGTATAATCCCAGTATTTTTTTATCTCACCTACGCCATCTACAAGATCAATGGTCAACGAGCTGGCTGGTGGCAGACTATATATACCTTTAAACATTGTCTCCTCCAGTGGATTGTATTGAAAAGAAAGGTAGTTGAAAACAGCCTCATCATTAACAATGGGTTTATATTTAGGATCACAAAGCAGACTTTTTATTTCAGAGCCAAAACCGACGATTTTTCCTGAATCTTCTACCCTATAATAAAGAGGCTTGATGCCAAAATAATCTCTGGCTACAAAAAGAGACTTAGCCGTCTTGTCGTAGATGGCAAAAACAAACATGCCGCGGAGTTTGGGCAACATGTCCTCGCCAAATTCTTCATAAAGATGTAGAAGCACTTCTGTATCGCCATGGGTTTTGAAAATATGTCCCTTGGAAATCAGATCCTCTCGAAGCGGCTGAAAATTATAAATTTCGCCATTGAAAATAATTATTTTTGAATCATCCTCATTGCTTATTGGCTGCTGGCCGGTACTCAGATCAATAATCGAGAGCCTGCGCATACCCATGCTAAGCATCTCATCATGAAAAAAACCATCCTCATCTGGGCCGCGATGGGTGATGATATCCACCATGGCTTGAGCCACTTTCCTTTTGTCTGTTCTTTCTTTTCCGATGATGCCAGCAATTCCGCACATAGTTTATAGTTGGATTATTATTGATCTCTATTTAGCCTTTTATAAAGGGTATTTTGGCAGATAGAGCATTGGGTCTAAATAGG contains the following coding sequences:
- the asnB gene encoding asparagine synthase (glutamine-hydrolyzing), encoding MCGIAGIIGKERTDKRKVAQAMVDIITHRGPDEDGFFHDEMLSMGMRRLSIIDLSTGQQPISNEDDSKIIIFNGEIYNFQPLREDLISKGHIFKTHGDTEVLLHLYEEFGEDMLPKLRGMFVFAIYDKTAKSLFVARDYFGIKPLYYRVEDSGKIVGFGSEIKSLLCDPKYKPIVNDEAVFNYLSFQYNPLEETMFKGIYSLPPASSLTIDLVDGVGEIKKYWDYTFQPSREKNGQTIEESLKKEVLEKMRDTVKAHMISDVPVGAFLSGGIDSAVIVTLMDEISRANGYKDGKVKTFTIGFAEVSEHSEAKIVADRLQTDHHEITVSFDKEKDDEFFGKVQTYRKEVKILIPVTAGADSFTLKGTSQGCWDGGICYPP